A stretch of the Trichocoleus sp. FACHB-46 genome encodes the following:
- a CDS encoding gamma carbonic anhydrase family protein — protein sequence MSDFNPSPLISASYWPAPDLSQAAFVAPGATVMGNVAIAAGASIWFGAVVRADVERIEIGLCTNVQDGAILHGDPGKLTILEDYVTIGHRAVIHSAHIEQGCLIGIGAIVLDGVRVGAGSIVGAGSVVTKDVPPRSLVVGVPAKRLRELADEEVADLIEHARRYEKLALVHAGKGTDLGFTQTHA from the coding sequence TTGAGTGATTTCAACCCATCTCCTCTAATTTCGGCTTCTTATTGGCCTGCACCGGATCTCTCTCAAGCTGCATTTGTGGCTCCGGGGGCGACGGTCATGGGTAATGTGGCGATCGCCGCTGGTGCCAGCATTTGGTTTGGTGCTGTGGTGCGGGCTGATGTCGAGCGCATTGAAATTGGCCTCTGTACCAATGTTCAAGATGGAGCCATATTACACGGTGATCCAGGTAAGCTCACCATCTTAGAAGACTACGTCACCATTGGACATCGAGCTGTAATCCATAGCGCTCATATTGAGCAAGGTTGCTTAATTGGCATCGGGGCGATCGTGCTGGATGGAGTGCGTGTAGGGGCAGGCAGCATTGTGGGGGCGGGTTCGGTCGTAACCAAAGATGTACCTCCGCGATCGCTTGTGGTGGGAGTTCCGGCGAAACGGTTGCGCGAACTCGCAGATGAAGAAGTAGCAGACTTAATTGAGCATGCCCGGCGTTACGAAAAGTTAGCCTTGGTGCATGCAGGCAAAGGCACCGATCTTGGCTTTACCCAGACGCACGCTTAA
- a CDS encoding photosystem II protein Y, which yields MDLDYRVVVVLLPVILAGSWAAFNIAKAALAQIQGFLAK from the coding sequence ATGGACTTGGATTATCGCGTGGTGGTGGTTTTGCTGCCAGTCATTTTGGCTGGAAGCTGGGCAGCGTTCAATATTGCCAAGGCTGCCTTGGCTCAAATTCAGGGGTTTCTGGCCAAGTAA
- a CDS encoding queuosine precursor transporter: protein MPKRSRNSSSASPPPSASPPPSARYSGWFLLVVVLFVTCLIVSNIVATKLVSLQGQVVTAAIVIFPISYICGDVLTEVYGYRQARLAIWLGFLCNLIAVLAIWLGQQLPPAPFWDGQAAYERILGNTPRLLLASFLAYLVGEFVNSFVLAKLKVATQGRWLWMRTIGSTIVGQGLDSLIFVTVAFVGTIAASQIVSAIVTQWLIKTAYEAIATPLTYIVVNFLKQTEHIDVYDYDTSFNPLAWSETTEQKLD, encoded by the coding sequence ATGCCGAAGCGTTCTCGCAATTCCTCCTCAGCATCGCCCCCTCCCTCAGCATCGCCCCCTCCCTCAGCTCGCTACTCTGGATGGTTCTTGCTCGTGGTGGTTCTATTCGTAACCTGCCTAATTGTGTCCAACATTGTCGCGACCAAGCTGGTGAGCCTGCAAGGCCAGGTCGTAACTGCGGCGATCGTGATTTTTCCGATTAGCTACATCTGTGGGGATGTGCTCACTGAAGTGTATGGGTATCGGCAGGCTCGTCTAGCAATCTGGTTGGGGTTTCTGTGCAACTTAATTGCCGTGCTTGCCATTTGGCTTGGCCAACAGCTTCCCCCTGCGCCGTTTTGGGATGGACAAGCGGCTTACGAGCGCATTCTAGGCAATACCCCTCGGTTGCTGCTGGCTTCGTTTCTAGCCTATTTGGTGGGGGAATTTGTCAATTCCTTCGTGTTAGCCAAGTTGAAAGTGGCGACTCAGGGAAGATGGCTTTGGATGCGAACCATTGGTTCCACAATTGTTGGACAGGGGTTGGATTCGCTAATTTTCGTCACAGTAGCCTTTGTCGGCACGATCGCAGCTAGCCAGATAGTTTCAGCAATTGTGACGCAATGGCTGATCAAAACGGCTTACGAGGCGATCGCCACCCCTTTAACCTACATAGTGGTGAACTTCCTCAAGCAGACTGAGCACATTGATGTCTACGACTACGACACTTCCTTCAACCCGCTGGCATGGTCTGAAACAACCGAGCAAAAACTCGATTAA